One region of Vitis vinifera cultivar Pinot Noir 40024 chromosome 1, ASM3070453v1 genomic DNA includes:
- the LOC100266066 gene encoding large ribosomal subunit protein mL101 (rPPR4) yields MAMPQLSRTKNIAKRSKKYLEEALYDRLFKDGSSEVSVRQQLNHFLKSSKRVFKWEVGDTVKKLRDRKRFYPALKLSETMAKRGMNMTISDQAIYLDLITKTRGVAAAENYFIDLPETSKNHLTYGALLNCYCKELLTEKAEALMERMKELKLGLSSMPYNSLMTLYTKIGQPEKIPTIIQELKSLDIMPDSYTYNIWMRALAAVNDISGVERVIEEMKRDGRVASDWTTYSNLASIYVDAGVFEKAEKALKELEKRNACRDLTAFQFLITLYGRIGNLLEVYRVWRSLRLAFPKTANVSYLNMIQVLVNLKDLPGAEKCFREWESGCSIYDIRVANALIGAYAKDGLLEKAEELKEHARRRGAKPNAKTWEIFLAYHLKNREMKQAVDCVANAISTGRGDGQKWVPSPEIIGVFMQHFEQEKDVDGAEGFLEILKSTVEDLGVEVFESLIRIYAAAGRTSPVMRRRLKMENVEVSDSCKKLLEEVSVE; encoded by the exons ATGGCGATGCCACAGTTGAGTCGTACCAAGAACATTGCGAAGCGCTCGAAGAAGTACTTGGAAGAAGCCCTTTACGATAGACTGTTTAAAGATGGTAGCTCTGAAGTGAGCGTACGACAACAGTTGAATCATTTCCTCAAGAGCTCCAAGCGAGTCTTCAAATGGGAGGTCGGTGACACTGTCAAGAAGCTTCGCGACCGCAAGCGCTTCTATCCTGCACTTAAG CTCTCAGAAACGATGGCTAAAAGGGGCATGAACATGACAATCAGTGATCAAGCTATATATCTTGATTTGATTACCAAAACTCGAGGAGTTGCTGCCGCAGAAAATTACTTCATTGATCTTCCTGAAACATCAAAGAACCATCTTACTTATGGTGCTCTTCTCAATTGTTACTGCAAAGAATTATTGACTGAAAAAGCAGAAGCTCTCATGGAAAGGATGAAGGAGCTGAAGTTGGGCCTAAGCTCTATGCCTTATAATAGCCTGATGACCCTCTACACAAAAATTGGCCAGCCTGAAAAGATTCCAACTATCATTCAAGAATTGAAGAGTTTGGATATCATGCCAGATTCTTACACATACAATATTTGGATGAGGGCCCTTGCTGCTGTTAATGATATTTCTGGTGTTGAGAGGGTAATTGAGGAGATGAAGAGGGATGGTCGAGTGGCCAGTGATTGGACAACTTATAGCAACTTAGCTTCAATTTATGTTGATGCTGGTGTATTTGAAAAAGCGGAAAAGGCTCTTAAGGAGTTGGAGAAGAGAAATGCATGCCGAGACCTTACTGCTTTCCAATTTCTAATCACATTGTATGGCAGAATTGGGAATCTGCTTGAAGTTTATCGGGTATGGCGTTCTTTAAGGCTGGCTTTTCCTAAAACGGCAAATGTGAGCTATCTTAATATGATTCAGGTCTTGGTTAATTTGAAAGATTTACCAGGTGCTGAGAAATGTTTCCGGGAATGGGAATCTGGGTGTTCGATTTATGATATCAGGGTGGCAAATGCCCTAATAGGAGCTTATGCTAAAGATGGTTTGCTAGAAAAAGCTGAAGAGCTCAAAGAGCATGCCCGCAGGAGAGGGGCCAAGCCTAATGCTAAGACCTGGGAGATATTCCTTGCTTATCATTTGAAGAACAGGGAAATGAAACAGGCTGTTGATTGTGTTGCTAATGCGATTTCAACTGGTAGAGGAGATGGCCAAAAGTGGGTCCCATCACCTGAGATTATTGGAGTTTTTATGCAGCATTTTGAGCAAGAAAAGGATGTTGATGGTGCAGAAGGTTTTCTTGAGATTCTGAAGAGCACTGTGGAGGATCTAGGGGTTGAGGTGTTTGAATCATTGATCAGAATTTATGCTGCTGCTGGAAGGACAAGTCCTGTGATGCGCCGGCGACTGAAGATGGAGAATGTGGAGGTTAGTGATTCCTGTAAGAAGTTGCTTGAAGAGGTGTCTGTGGAGTAA
- the LOC100246465 gene encoding protein neprosin: protein MVVLCWMDLVGDMAPWTKTRNKWYYFDHRRRQHQCTQPQTGLAEETTQTISSNMASSYCKISPIIPIFVSFLLVASSVCSVHSSETDRPANQTFRPGEELEKLKIIRDHLLKINKPAVKTIQSPDGDLIDCVLSHLQPAFDHPQLKGQKPLDPPERPKGHNPTGAVSEDFQLWSFSGESCPEGTIPIRRTTEEDVLRASSIGRFGRKVRRHVRRDSSSNGHEHAVGYVTGDQYYGAKASINVWAPRVANQYEFSLSQMWVISGSFGDDLNTIEAGWQVSPELYGDNYPRFFTYWTTDAYQATGCYNLLCSGFVQTNNRIAIGAAISPTSSYKGGQFDISLLVWKDPKHGNWWLEFGSGVLVGYWPSFLFTHLRNHASMVQYGGEVVNTRPSGFHTSTQMGSGHFAGEGFGKASYFRNLQVVDWDNSLIPLSNLRVLADHPSCYDIQGGINNVWGNYFYYGGPGRNVRCP from the exons ATGGTTGTTTTGTGTTGGATGGATTTGGTGGGAGATATGGCTCCATGGACAAAGACTAGGAATAAATGGTATTATTTTGATCACAGAAGAAGACAACACCAATGTACACAGCCACAAACAGGTTTAGCAGAAGAAACAACACAAACAATTTCCTCAAACATGGCTTCTAGCTACTGCAAGATCTCCCCAATCATTCCCAtttttgtatcttttcttcttgttgcttcCTCCGTCTGTTCAGTCCATTCCTCCGAAACCGACCGCCCAGCCAATCAAACATTCCGGCCTGGGGAGGAGTTAGAGAAGTTGAAGATAATAAGAGACCATCTCCTGAAGATCAATAAGCCTGCCGTCAAGACAATTCAG AGTCCTGATGGTGATCTGATTGATTGTGTTCTATCTCATCTGCAACCAGCTTTTGATCATCCACAATTAAAAGGACAGAAACCATTG GATCCACCGGAGAGACCGAAAGGCCATAACCCAACAGGTGCAGTATCAGAAGATTTTCAGCTATGGAGTTTTTCTGGTGAGTCGTGTCCAGAAGGGACAATTCCAATCCGAAGAACAACTGAAGAAGATGTTTTAAGAGCGAGCTCTATTGgaagatttggaagaaaagtAAGGCGACATGTTAGAAGAGACTCCTCCAGCAATGGCCATGAG CATGCAGTTGGGTATGTGACTGGAGATCAGTACTATGGAGCAAAGGCCAGCATAAATGTGTGGGCACCCCGGGTGGCTAATCAATATGAATTCAGCTTATCACAAATGTGGGTCATCTCCGGTTCATTCGGTGATGATCTCAACACCATTGAAGCTGGCTGGCAG GTTAGTCCAGAACTCTATGGGGACAACTATCCTAGGTTCTTTACTTACTGGACT ACTGATGCATATCAAGCCACTGGATGCTACAATCTGCTATGCTCAGGCTTTGTTCAGACCAACAATAGGATTGCAATTGGGGCTGCCATCTCTCCAACCTCGTCATACAAAGGTGGACAATTCGATATCAGCCTACTGGTCTGGAag GATCCGAAGCATGGGAATTGGTGGCTGGAATTCGGGTCGGGCGTGCTGGTGGGTTACTGGCCGTCGTTCTTGTTCACACACCTGAGAAATCATGCGAGCATGGTGCAATACGGAGGAGAAGTAGTGAACACAAGGCCATCAGGCTTCCACACATCCACGCAAATGGGAAGTGGGCATTTCGCCGGAGAGGGTTTCGGAAAAGCCTCTTATTTCCGGAACTTGCAGGTCGTGGATTGGGATAATAGCTTGATCCCATTATCTAATCTCCGAGTCTTGGCCGACCATCCGAGTTGCTACGACATCCAAGGAGGGATTAACAATGTGTGGGGGAATTATTTTTACTACGGAGGTCCCGGAAGAAACGTGAGATGTCCCTAA